In the genome of Quercus robur chromosome 3, dhQueRobu3.1, whole genome shotgun sequence, one region contains:
- the LOC126719865 gene encoding uncharacterized protein LOC126719865, whose translation MAGDPTKHNHNLYCEYHQEPGHTTNDCRNLKNRLDWLVREGKLRHLLHHPVGLQEQSNVETRQTTLRPPIGTINVILAVPGRTGSHPFRLMSVARLPVEADDRESKRAKGMATPLIGFSDEDKLGTLQPHDDALVVTLRIGGYDVKRVLIDQGSAMKVMYPNLYKGLKLKPRT comes from the coding sequence ATGGCAGGTGACCCCACGAAACATAACCATAATCTGTATTGCGAATATCACCAAGAGCCGGGCCACACCACCAATGACTGTAGGAATCTGAAAAACCGCTTAGACTGgctggtccgagaaggaaagctgaGACACCTCTTGCATCATCCTGTTGGACTGCAGGAGCAGTCGAACGTCGAAACAAGGCAAACCACATTGAGGCCACCTattggcacaataaatgtcattcttgccgtaCCAGGAAGAACCGGCTCCCATCCTTTCAGATTGATGTCGGTGGCCCGACTCCCCGTTGAAGCTGACGACCGGGAATCCAAGAGGGCTAAAGGGATGGCCACGCCCCTAATCGGATTCTCAGATGAGGATAAACTTGGAACCCTTCAGCCCCACGATGATGCTCTAGTCGTCACGCTCAGGATTGGGGGatatgacgtgaagagggtgctAATCGATCAGGGCAGCGCCATGAAAGTAATGTACCCCAActtgtacaaggggctgaaGCTGAAACCAAGGACTTGA